A single genomic interval of Malania oleifera isolate guangnan ecotype guangnan chromosome 11, ASM2987363v1, whole genome shotgun sequence harbors:
- the LOC131167802 gene encoding probable inactive purple acid phosphatase 16 isoform X2 yields the protein MGTPTPPSHWTIFHFISLSLLFHAQFILSVGCGNVLDQVTVARRAAPANNLRVPAGSSFKIALFADLHFGEDAWTDWGPLQDRNSIRVMSTILDQETPDFVIYLGDVITANNIPIQNASLYWDQAISPARARGIPWASVFGNHDDAPFEWPMEWFSATGIPQLRCPVPNSSYSGEEECRFRGTQRVELMKNEIDQNVLSYSRNGPNDLWPSISNYVLQVSLDPSQSPVTFMYFLDSGGGSYPEVISNAQAKWFQYTSQEINPDLRVPEIIFWHIPSKVYKKVAPKFGIHKPCVGSINKERVAAQEAEMGIMKLLLERPSVKCL from the exons ATGGGAACGCCGACGCCTCCAAGCCATTGGACGATCTTTCActtcatctctctctcccttctatTCCATGCCCAATTCATTTTGTCCGTCGGGTGTGGTAATGTGCTGGATCAGGTCACCGTCGCTCGAAGAGCGGCGCCGGCAAACAACCTCCGGGTGCCGGCAGGTTCGTCGTTCAAGATCGCGCTCTTCGCAGACCTGCATTTCGGGGAGGACGCGTGGACGGATTGGGGTCCTCTGCAAGACCGAAACTCTATCAGAGTCATGTCCACCATACTCGACCAAGAAACCCCAG ATTTTGTTATTTATCTTGGAGATGTGATCACGGCTAACAATATTCCCATTCAAAATGCAAGCTTGTACTGGGATCAGGCAATCTCTCCTGCAAGAGCTAGGGGCATACCATGGGCTAGTGTGTTTGGAAACCATGATGATGCACCTTTTGAGTGGCCAATGGAGTGGTTTTCAGCTACTGGAATTCCTCAACTTCGTTGCCCTGTGCCAAATTCGTCATATTCAG GGGAAGAAGAGTGCAGGTTCAGAGGTACACAGCGCGTGGAGCTGATGAAAAATGAGATTGATCAAAATGTATTATCATACTCCAGAAATGGACCTAATGATCTTTGGCCAAGTATATCCAACTATGTTCTTCAAGTTTCATTAGACCCTTCACAGTCCCCTGTGACATTCATGTACTTTCTGGATTCTGGTGGAGGGTCTTATCCTGAAGTTATATCAAATGCTCAAGCAAAGTGGTTTCAATACACATCCCAAGAGATCAACCCTGATTTGAG GGTCCCTGAGATAATTTTCTGGCATATACCAAGTAAAGTTTATAAGAAGGTGGCTCCAAAGTTTGGAATACATAAGCCTTGTGTGGGTTCGATTAACAAGGAGAGAGTTGCTGCTCAAGAAGCTGAAATGGGTATCATGAAGCTTCTTCTAGAGCGGCCTTCTGTGAAG TGTTTGTAG
- the LOC131167802 gene encoding probable inactive purple acid phosphatase 16 isoform X1 — protein sequence MGTPTPPSHWTIFHFISLSLLFHAQFILSVGCGNVLDQVTVARRAAPANNLRVPAGSSFKIALFADLHFGEDAWTDWGPLQDRNSIRVMSTILDQETPDFVIYLGDVITANNIPIQNASLYWDQAISPARARGIPWASVFGNHDDAPFEWPMEWFSATGIPQLRCPVPNSSYSGEEECRFRGTQRVELMKNEIDQNVLSYSRNGPNDLWPSISNYVLQVSLDPSQSPVTFMYFLDSGGGSYPEVISNAQAKWFQYTSQEINPDLRVPEIIFWHIPSKVYKKVAPKFGIHKPCVGSINKERVAAQEAEMGIMKLLLERPSVKAVFVGHNHGLDWCCPHKKLWLCFARHTGYGGYGNWPRGARIIEITEGPFSLRSWIRMEDGLLHSQVDLNS from the exons ATGGGAACGCCGACGCCTCCAAGCCATTGGACGATCTTTCActtcatctctctctcccttctatTCCATGCCCAATTCATTTTGTCCGTCGGGTGTGGTAATGTGCTGGATCAGGTCACCGTCGCTCGAAGAGCGGCGCCGGCAAACAACCTCCGGGTGCCGGCAGGTTCGTCGTTCAAGATCGCGCTCTTCGCAGACCTGCATTTCGGGGAGGACGCGTGGACGGATTGGGGTCCTCTGCAAGACCGAAACTCTATCAGAGTCATGTCCACCATACTCGACCAAGAAACCCCAG ATTTTGTTATTTATCTTGGAGATGTGATCACGGCTAACAATATTCCCATTCAAAATGCAAGCTTGTACTGGGATCAGGCAATCTCTCCTGCAAGAGCTAGGGGCATACCATGGGCTAGTGTGTTTGGAAACCATGATGATGCACCTTTTGAGTGGCCAATGGAGTGGTTTTCAGCTACTGGAATTCCTCAACTTCGTTGCCCTGTGCCAAATTCGTCATATTCAG GGGAAGAAGAGTGCAGGTTCAGAGGTACACAGCGCGTGGAGCTGATGAAAAATGAGATTGATCAAAATGTATTATCATACTCCAGAAATGGACCTAATGATCTTTGGCCAAGTATATCCAACTATGTTCTTCAAGTTTCATTAGACCCTTCACAGTCCCCTGTGACATTCATGTACTTTCTGGATTCTGGTGGAGGGTCTTATCCTGAAGTTATATCAAATGCTCAAGCAAAGTGGTTTCAATACACATCCCAAGAGATCAACCCTGATTTGAG GGTCCCTGAGATAATTTTCTGGCATATACCAAGTAAAGTTTATAAGAAGGTGGCTCCAAAGTTTGGAATACATAAGCCTTGTGTGGGTTCGATTAACAAGGAGAGAGTTGCTGCTCAAGAAGCTGAAATGGGTATCATGAAGCTTCTTCTAGAGCGGCCTTCTGTGAAG GCAGTGTTTGTAGGTCACAACCATGGATTGGATTGGTGCTGCCCTCACAAGAAGCTGTGGCTATGCTTTGCCAGGCATACTGGGTATGGAGGCTATGGAAACTGGCCCAGAGGAGCTAGAATTATAGAGATAACTGAAGGGCCCTTCTCTCTCAGGTCATGGATAAGGATGGAGGACGGTCTCTTGCACAGCCAAGTAGATTTGAATTCTTAG